TCATGTTGGGCTGCTCATAGACCCCATGCAAAAGAGATGTAGGCAGGCTATCTTTGGGCAGTTCCTGCATAGGGTAAACGGTTTGGACCAAGGGTTGCCCCAGTAAATTCTCAAAGTTAATGCGCAATTTAGAGTATTGATGCACATCTTTTACTGCATAAGAAAAGCTAATCTTTATTCCTTTTGCCCCTTCATAATCTACATCTTCTTCTACAAAGGTGCCCGAATAATACATATAGGGCGGAAACTCTAGGGGTTGGAGGAAAATATAGGGTGCTGCTTCCACAATATTTTGTCCACCTCCATCAAAGTAAAACTCAATCTTTTTAATGGAAGAGTTCCAGGCATAATGCGGAATAAAATAGCTCAATCGGCCATTTTCGGGCAGTTCCATCAATTCGCCGGGCTGCGCTTGGCCTTCGACCAAAGAATAAAAAAGTGGAATTTTCACTTTTTTGCCTTCTACATCCGAGAAAACAAAATCGGGACGCATTTTTTGGCCCCTTAGGCTTTTGGGCAAAAAGTACTCAAGCACCAATTTTACACCTCGGCGGCCTTCATAAATAAAGTCATCTTGTATATAAGTACTAATGGGTTGTCGGCTTCTTTTGCTCAGGCCCATCGTATAATTTAGCCGTTTGATTTGGCCAAACATCTCCCCTTTTTGCGATTTGCGCAAGTCTTTGCTGGCTGCAGCTAGTGGCAGGCGGCCCAAAAAATCATCTTCTAGACCATCTTCATCATAAAAATTGATGTAGAGCTCCTCCCCTTCTAGGGCAAAAAATTGGGCTTCTTCGGCGGGGGCCTCATAGCTATTGGGCTGCAATTTAGAGCTATACACCGGGTAGTCACTCCCATTAGTGCTAATGGTCCAATAAACATCTGGCGCCCCTTCTTTGGGCGAACCAGAATCGAGCAAACGAGCCGTTCTCTTTACTTCCGCCTGCTCCATCTGAAACAAAATGCTATAGGTTTGCGGCTGCGTATATGAAATAGTATTGCGGTACTTTAAAAGGCCTGGCACCTCATAAATAAACTCAATTTCCTCCTGTGGACCTGCTGCTACAGCCAAGTCTCTGTAGGCCACAAAACGGCGGCGTTTCTGCCATTCATTGGGTTTTAGGACCAAATAGCTGCTGCTATCGCTAAATACCTCTTGCCCATATTTTCGGGCGCTAAGTTGCTGCTTATAGGTCAGCAAATAACGGCTATTACTAGGATATCGGCACTCAAAACTGAACATAATTCCCTTGGTCCCCTTGTCGGACATCTCGATATTTTGCTCAAATTTAAAGTTGCGTACCTCTAATTTTTGGTCTAGCAGATCAATTTTTTCTTGTGCCCATAGGCTGCCGTAAAAGCAGCTCGAGACAACAAAAAAGAGGGTAAAAAATACTTTCATATAGTGTGTGTGTTATTGCTCCAAAGAGCTATGATTAGGCTTGTTCTTCTATCTTTTATAGGGGCTGAAGCTGCAACTGACTATGCTGTATCTTTTTTTGGGGCTTGCCGCCTTTGGCGGCCGGGCCATTCCGTGGCTCGCAGGTCTGCTCGGCCCTGCGGGGCTTTCGCTTCGCTTCAGCCCCTGGGTCTGCGGCTGCGCCGCACCACTTCATGTCCCTAAGCCTGCGGCGGCTTCGCCGCCTGTCCACCGCAAAAAGGGCCTTTAGCTAAAGACATAATCGGCGTAGCGGGCCTCAATTTCTTCCAAAACGGCAAGCAGATCGGGCAGCTCCATCAGCGTAACCAGTTTTTTGCGGTATTCTTTCACGCCTGGCATCCCCCGAAAATAGTTGGTATAATGGCGGCGGGTTTCCAAAACGCCCAAAACGGGCCCTTTCCATTCTACGGCCCGAATAAGATGACGGCGAGCAGCATCTACTCGTTCATGAATATTGGGCGGAGCCATTTTTTCTCCTGTTTCAAAGTAGTGCTTAATTTCTCTAAAAATCCAGGGGTAGCCAATAGCCGCTCGGCCGATCATGATACCATCCACCCCATAGCGTTCTTTGTATAGCATAGCTTTTTCGGGGCTATCAATATCGCCATTACCAAAAATGGGAATATGGATGCGGGGATTTTCTTTCACTTTGGCAATATGCGACCAATCCGCCTCGCCTTTATACATCTGGGCCCGAGTGCGGCCATGAATACTCAGGGCCTTGATGCCTACATCTTGCAGCCGCTCGGCCACTTCTTCAATTTTGATGCTGTTATGATCCCAGCCCAAGCGGGTTTTCACTGTTACCGGCAGTTTGGTTGACTTCACCACGGCTTCGGTCAATTCCACCATGCGGTCAATATCTCTTAAGATACCTGCGCCAGCCATTTTGCAGACCACTTTTTTCACGGGGCAACCAAAGTTAATATCTAAAACTTCGGGTTGGGCTTCTTCTACAATTTCGGCGGCCCGCATCATAGAATCTAGTTCGGCCCCAAAAATTTGCACGCCAATGGGGCGTTCTTCTGGATAAATATCTAATTTGACTACACTTTTCTTTGCGTCTCGGATCAGCCCTTCTACTGAAATAAACTCCGTATACATCATATCGCAGCCCTGTTCTTTACAGAGTGCACGAAAAGGGGGATCGCTAACATCCTCCATCGGGGCTAGCAAAAAGGGGAATTCTCCCAAAGAAAGATCTCCAATTTTAACCATAGTAGTTTTATGTTCTGTTTTGCGCAAAAATACGACGAACAAAGGTAAAAGCCTTTGAATCTATCGCTTTTTTGGACCAAAAAGCCAGAGAATCGAAGAACTCCTCAATTTTTTATAAATTTGGTGATAAATGAACCAACTCCATGAGCGATAAAAAAATCAAAGAAAAGACCCTCCCCAAACTCAAGAAGCGAAAAGCCTGCACGCCAGAGCAAATTGCAGCCAATAGGCATATCTATGATGATCATTTTCGTATGGGCTTTGTGCGTCAGTTCAATCGAGAGATTTATAGTTTGATGGATCAAAACTATTTTCGGCCCGAATTCATTGGCTTTGAGGAGCTTCCAGAGCGGAACCGTCCTGAACATCCTGTTATTTTTGCCAGCAACCACTCGGGTATGGCTTTTCCTTGGGATGGGATGATTTTTGGCTCTGGTCTTTCTAAAATGC
This genomic interval from Saprospira grandis contains the following:
- the dusB gene encoding tRNA dihydrouridine synthase DusB, with product MVKIGDLSLGEFPFLLAPMEDVSDPPFRALCKEQGCDMMYTEFISVEGLIRDAKKSVVKLDIYPEERPIGVQIFGAELDSMMRAAEIVEEAQPEVLDINFGCPVKKVVCKMAGAGILRDIDRMVELTEAVVKSTKLPVTVKTRLGWDHNSIKIEEVAERLQDVGIKALSIHGRTRAQMYKGEADWSHIAKVKENPRIHIPIFGNGDIDSPEKAMLYKERYGVDGIMIGRAAIGYPWIFREIKHYFETGEKMAPPNIHERVDAARRHLIRAVEWKGPVLGVLETRRHYTNYFRGMPGVKEYRKKLVTLMELPDLLAVLEEIEARYADYVFS